A stretch of Lysobacter sp. K5869 DNA encodes these proteins:
- a CDS encoding group III truncated hemoglobin: protein MRDFEGLDETALAALVRRFYSEARADAELGPVFAAAVHDWDEHERRLIDFWTSLMLGSGRYRGNPAQLHSRHAERIRPELFQRWLALWRRCSDESLPPAQAAAVQARAGRIAEHLQRVLAQI, encoded by the coding sequence ATGCGCGACTTCGAGGGATTGGACGAAACCGCGTTGGCCGCCTTGGTCCGACGCTTCTACAGCGAGGCGCGCGCCGACGCCGAACTCGGCCCGGTATTCGCCGCGGCGGTGCACGATTGGGACGAACACGAGCGCCGGCTGATCGATTTCTGGACCTCGCTGATGCTCGGCAGCGGCCGTTACCGCGGCAATCCGGCGCAACTGCATTCGCGCCACGCCGAACGCATCCGCCCCGAACTGTTCCAACGCTGGCTGGCGCTGTGGCGCCGTTGCAGCGACGAATCGCTGCCGCCCGCGCAGGCCGCCGCCGTGCAGGCGCGCGCCGGCCGCATCGCCGAACACCTGCAGCGCGTGCTCGCGCAGATCTGA
- a CDS encoding Rrf2 family transcriptional regulator → MPHPAATPPMKLSLYTDYSLRVLIHLGTHEGELASIARIAEAYGISHSHLTKVVQDLGAAGYIETVRGRNGGIRLGRPAAKIGLGEVVRHTEAHFDLVDCGGCLIAPACGLPPILAEATRAFFAVLDAYTVADLLGKQRALQRLFAVGA, encoded by the coding sequence ATGCCGCACCCCGCCGCGACGCCGCCGATGAAGCTCAGCCTCTACACCGACTATTCCCTGCGCGTGCTGATCCATTTGGGCACGCACGAGGGCGAACTGGCCTCGATCGCGCGGATCGCCGAGGCCTACGGCATTTCCCACAGCCATCTGACCAAGGTCGTGCAGGACTTGGGCGCGGCCGGCTATATCGAAACCGTGCGCGGCCGCAACGGCGGCATCCGCCTGGGGCGGCCGGCGGCGAAGATCGGATTGGGCGAGGTCGTGCGCCACACCGAAGCGCATTTCGATCTGGTCGATTGCGGCGGCTGCCTGATCGCGCCGGCGTGCGGGCTGCCGCCGATCCTGGCCGAGGCGACGCGGGCGTTTTTCGCGGTGTTGGATGCGTACACGGTGGCGGATTTGCTCGGCAAGCAGCGGGCGTTGCAGCGGTTGTTCGCTGTCGGCGCGTAG
- a CDS encoding cellulase family glycosylhydrolase produces the protein MRALSLLALACALTVPRPAAAADLIGFWDAPRHGGNSFNRLPPDAVYFAALHGYGASWVRLSYDKWKPERRDFLIGDADDYRGLSATDLKTLKAALARADAAGLKTVVAPLSLPYSRWAQNNGGRFDDRLWQDREHWEAAARFWRDLARELKDQPGVAAYNLINEPAPEKQAGLSEYADAQQRRDWYAKQRGGARDLPAFYQRIVRAIREVDPDTPIMLDAGWYASAGGFAYWPAALADAKTLYSVHMYEPYQVTSAPNLKRAKPYVYPGPAPYGGGEDTWNRERVAAHLAQAFDWAKARGVPATRMVAGEFGCVRQLDDCARYLDDVLTAVDQAGAHWAFYAFREDAWDAMDYELGKKKVDWRYWEAMEQGQPDPVARKATPEFEPIRKRLAADRK, from the coding sequence ATGCGCGCTCTTTCGTTGCTGGCCCTGGCCTGTGCCCTGACCGTCCCGCGCCCGGCAGCGGCCGCCGACCTGATCGGCTTCTGGGACGCGCCGCGCCACGGCGGCAACAGCTTCAACCGCCTGCCGCCGGACGCGGTTTACTTCGCCGCGCTGCACGGCTACGGCGCGAGCTGGGTGCGGCTGTCCTACGACAAATGGAAGCCCGAGCGCCGCGATTTCCTGATCGGCGACGCCGACGACTATCGGGGCCTGTCCGCGACCGACCTGAAGACGCTGAAGGCCGCGCTGGCGCGCGCCGACGCGGCCGGGCTGAAGACCGTGGTCGCGCCGCTGTCGCTGCCGTACTCGCGCTGGGCGCAGAACAACGGCGGCCGCTTCGACGACCGGCTGTGGCAGGACCGCGAACATTGGGAGGCCGCCGCGCGCTTCTGGCGCGATCTGGCGCGCGAACTCAAGGACCAGCCCGGCGTCGCCGCGTACAACCTCATCAACGAACCGGCGCCGGAGAAGCAAGCGGGACTGAGCGAGTACGCCGACGCGCAGCAGCGCCGCGATTGGTACGCGAAACAACGCGGCGGCGCGCGCGACCTGCCGGCGTTCTACCAGCGCATCGTGCGCGCGATCCGCGAGGTCGATCCCGACACGCCGATCATGCTCGACGCCGGCTGGTACGCCTCCGCCGGCGGCTTCGCCTACTGGCCGGCAGCGCTGGCCGACGCCAAGACGCTCTACAGCGTGCACATGTACGAGCCGTACCAAGTCACCAGCGCGCCGAACCTCAAGCGCGCCAAACCGTACGTCTACCCCGGCCCCGCGCCCTACGGCGGGGGCGAGGACACCTGGAACCGCGAGCGCGTCGCCGCGCATCTGGCCCAGGCCTTCGACTGGGCCAAGGCGCGCGGCGTGCCGGCCACGCGCATGGTCGCCGGCGAATTCGGCTGCGTGCGCCAGCTCGACGATTGCGCGCGCTATCTCGACGACGTACTGACCGCGGTGGACCAGGCCGGCGCGCACTGGGCGTTCTATGCGTTCCGCGAGGACGCGTGGGATGCGATGGACTACGAACTGGGCAAGAAGAAAGTCGACTGGCGCTACTGGGAGGCGATGGAGCAAGGCCAGCCCGACCCGGTGGCGCGCAAAGCCACGCCCGAGTTCGAGCCGATCCGCAAGCGCTTGGCCGCGGATCGCAAGTGA
- a CDS encoding DNA/RNA non-specific endonuclease codes for MKFAACLAALGLALAAPAALAGACTSANNEQYPSGRKPVLSIADMNQKTVSICYQDYNLYASKVTGTNLWSAQHLTRAKVIGAESITRIDSTFFSESGFPTTHKSYTNSGYDRGHMMPAGDASTTPAQKETFSVANIVPQTPKLNRGTWAQIESIVRTVAKEWDEAYIVTGPDFDNMDTTIASGAVVVPTQTWKAVYVPSAQIAGAYWCVNSAAPTCSIISLNELKRRAFVDPFPSLGTALRAQTASDWTDVLVLP; via the coding sequence ATGAAATTCGCCGCCTGCCTCGCCGCCCTGGGCCTCGCCCTGGCCGCGCCCGCCGCCCTCGCCGGCGCCTGCACCAGCGCCAACAACGAGCAATACCCCAGCGGCCGCAAGCCGGTGCTGAGCATCGCCGATATGAACCAGAAGACCGTGTCGATCTGCTACCAGGACTACAACCTGTACGCGTCCAAGGTCACCGGCACCAATCTGTGGTCGGCGCAGCATCTGACCCGGGCCAAGGTGATCGGCGCCGAATCCATCACCCGCATCGATTCGACCTTCTTCAGCGAGTCGGGCTTCCCGACCACGCACAAGAGCTACACCAACAGCGGTTACGACCGCGGCCACATGATGCCGGCCGGCGACGCCTCGACCACGCCGGCGCAGAAGGAGACCTTCTCGGTCGCCAACATCGTGCCGCAGACGCCCAAGCTCAACCGCGGCACCTGGGCGCAGATCGAGAGCATCGTGCGCACCGTGGCCAAGGAATGGGACGAGGCCTACATCGTCACCGGCCCGGACTTCGACAACATGGACACGACCATCGCCAGCGGCGCGGTGGTGGTGCCGACCCAAACCTGGAAGGCGGTGTACGTGCCCTCCGCGCAAATCGCCGGCGCGTACTGGTGCGTCAACAGCGCCGCGCCGACCTGCTCGATCATTTCGCTGAACGAGCTCAAGCGCCGCGCCTTCGTCGATCCGTTCCCGAGCCTGGGCACGGCGCTGCGCGCGCAGACCGCGTCGGATTGGACCGACGTGCTGGTCCTGCCGTAA
- a CDS encoding DUF308 domain-containing protein has product MNAPLLVHFARHWWVLLVYGLIGLGFGVACFVAPGASVVALVWSFGLMALFEGALSAVALLSGPSALGKGWLALYALASLTFGALALLRPLAIADALIFLLAAWLVIGGALRIVWAIALRKAIDNEWFLALSGLLILGLGVLMLLYPRAGLVTVVWWIGLGALIFGLLQVVVALRVRKLSRRLM; this is encoded by the coding sequence ATGAACGCCCCACTGCTCGTCCATTTCGCCCGCCACTGGTGGGTGCTGCTGGTCTACGGCCTGATCGGGCTCGGCTTCGGCGTCGCCTGTTTCGTCGCGCCCGGCGCCAGCGTGGTCGCGCTGGTGTGGTCGTTCGGCTTGATGGCCCTGTTCGAGGGCGCGCTCAGCGCGGTCGCGCTGCTCTCCGGGCCGTCGGCGCTGGGCAAGGGCTGGCTGGCGCTGTACGCGCTGGCCTCGCTGACCTTCGGCGCGCTGGCGCTGCTGCGGCCGCTGGCGATCGCCGACGCGCTGATCTTTCTGCTCGCGGCGTGGCTGGTGATCGGCGGCGCGCTGCGCATCGTCTGGGCGATCGCGCTGCGCAAGGCGATCGACAACGAATGGTTCCTGGCCCTGAGCGGGTTGCTGATCCTCGGTCTGGGCGTATTGATGCTGCTGTATCCGCGCGCCGGTCTGGTCACCGTGGTGTGGTGGATCGGCCTGGGCGCGCTGATTTTCGGGCTGTTGCAGGTCGTCGTCGCGCTGCGCGTGCGCAAGCTCTCGCGCCGGTTGATGTGA
- a CDS encoding helix-turn-helix transcriptional regulator, with protein sequence MDESGPPLSRIAAAIGDPARALMLAALMDGRSRTAGELARAANVMPQTASGHLLRLVDAGLLAVEQQGRHRYHRLASTQVSHALEALMAIAPPAPARLQRLGPRDAALRHARTCYDHLAGEVAVELAEAWLAAGWIREDGGQWHLSEAGMKRLQRFGIAAPDPAARRPPLRPCLDWSERRPHIGGQLGASLLDALLANAWVRRQRQSRALSISAEGERGLRRWREA encoded by the coding sequence ATGGACGAATCCGGCCCGCCGCTGTCCCGCATCGCCGCCGCCATCGGCGATCCCGCCCGCGCGCTGATGCTGGCCGCGCTGATGGACGGCCGCAGCCGCACCGCCGGCGAGTTGGCGCGCGCCGCCAACGTCATGCCGCAGACCGCGAGCGGCCATCTGCTGCGCTTGGTCGATGCGGGGTTGCTGGCGGTCGAGCAGCAAGGCCGCCATCGTTATCACCGCTTGGCCTCGACTCAGGTCTCGCACGCGCTGGAGGCCTTGATGGCGATCGCGCCGCCCGCGCCCGCGCGCCTGCAGCGGCTCGGTCCGCGCGACGCCGCGCTGCGGCATGCGCGCACCTGTTACGACCATCTGGCCGGGGAGGTCGCGGTGGAACTGGCCGAAGCCTGGCTCGCCGCGGGCTGGATCCGCGAGGACGGCGGCCAATGGCATCTGAGCGAGGCCGGCATGAAGCGACTGCAGCGCTTCGGCATCGCCGCGCCGGACCCGGCCGCGCGGCGTCCGCCGCTGCGGCCGTGCCTGGATTGGAGCGAACGCCGGCCGCACATCGGCGGCCAGCTCGGCGCTTCGTTGCTCGACGCCTTGCTCGCCAACGCCTGGGTGCGCCGGCAACGGCAATCGCGCGCGCTGTCGATCAGCGCCGAAGGCGAACGCGGCCTGCGCCGCTGGCGCGAGGCCTGA